The Delphinus delphis chromosome 17, mDelDel1.2, whole genome shotgun sequence genome includes the window tttttatgtttaaaataacgTCTTACTTTACATCACTGTAAAGTGCTAGTGCACAAGTCAGGCCAATTACTTCCCAAGGCTTATGTCCATATGAAAGTTGGAAGGAAAGAATATTATAGAATACTATGAACCATAAAATGATATGGCTGAAAATCAGCTGAAAGCCGATATGTCAATTCTCTTTACAAATCATTTTATACTGAGAAAAGCCAGTGAGATTTCATCGTAATTCTTTTTATTGTAGTCATTCTTTATGCCCAATTCTGGGAAAGGGTAAACCCCATTACAGAGAACTATAAGGATCTGTCTTATTCCTTTGTCACAGTGGAATATAGTTGGTGGTATTAAATCTTGCTGAACAGGTGAACCATTGGTGAAGGTTGTGAATCTCTTTTGTCAGACCACATTTTTGTGGTAGCAGTTATTGCTGCAATGGAATCTGGCCTTCAGATTGGAAAACCTTCTCCTAATATATACATAGAACATTTGTTGTTTAACTTTATATGAATAATACAGGTTTTGCATGTGCCTGTCATTGCACGTGTGAAAGATGAAGCCTAAAATGTTCAAATCTTCTTGCCCAGAATTTTTGCCTCTCACAAAGAAGTAACAAAAAGTAGAGCCACTTGGATTCACACCTTTAATTCCTGATATTCAACTGACATAATTCTCACTCACTCATTTATCCTTATGCCCAGCAGCAAAGGGAAGGCACAAAGGAATTTGGTAGGGCAGTCTCTTTGTCTAAATTTGCACCTCGAAGGACATGTGCCAGTACTGGTCCAGTTGGGTCCCTAAAACAATTAAGTATGAGAGGGATGGACTCATATTTTAAGCAGACAGTAAAGCATGTGAGACTGATAGCAAGGCAAGTAGCTAAGTAGTATAGCATCAAGGGGCATGGCAATTTTGTGGGTAAAAACACCCACAGCCACCAAGAATTTCATGGTTCCAAGCAGTCCTGTAATCCTCTAAGCTACAAACCAGCTATGAAATGGGGAGCCTGGAGGAAAGACATTCTTCTTATGAGGGAGCCAGTACATCATATGAGATGGTCTGCTTTAGGAGCTCCAGATGGCTAAAAAGGACACACAACATTACAAAGAAATCACGGCAGCTCTGCCACAAACAGTTTAAGGTGAACTAAAAAGGAACAGTTTTTATTAAAGTCATTAAGACAATTAAACTGTTCGTTAGCAGCCTGTAGATCCCGGTAGTAATAGAGAAAGGCAGCTTTCTTTGTGGTACTCACCGCTTTGGGCCTCAACGCTGAACAATGAGCTGTCTTCTTTTAAGATTAGGAAGGTGACTCTAAGTTTAGTTTTCTAAAACCTGGTAAAAAGTTAAAGACCTAAACTATGGACCTCTGCAAAAAGAGTTCTGCTTCTCCAGGTCGAGCAATAAAAGCTCTCATAGATAACAACCAGCACCATGTTAAAGAGATAGGCGTAAAGTCACAAATCTCCAGGAAGACTCCAAGACCAGCACCATAGCTATGGTCTGTTCAGTGACTATAACAGTATCACCTGATGTTGCCAAAGTActtctaaataaatatatttagagcCCCAGACCCTCTTTATCAGATTGGAAAAAACAGTGTCTAaagttcagggttttttgttaCCTGTGTTACCATCACTTTAAATTCAGTTAATCTTTTTCTTGAATTTAGGCACTGACAGGATGAACTACAGCTACACAGCTGAATACCTGGGGAAATCATAACTGATTAAGGCAGTTGTCTAAATCCTGTCAACACAGCACTAGAGGAGACACCCAGATGATGTTCTGAATTGGTTCCTTTTGGAGTAATGGTCTGCCCAcataaaaggagaagttaaaagaGATATGCCCTATATATCTGCCCTATATACGCTCGATTTAAATAATGTTGACATAAGTAAGCATATACttactatatttcaattttaaaagtttaaggaagaaaaggaagaaatatattctaagtctttttttccctgaatattttttcctaattgggatatatacatatatttatatgaatatatatgtaggAATATATATCCTTTAGATCACATAAGAACTATATGTAGTTTGGTAGCACTACAACGTTCATTAATTGCTTCCAAATGAAGAGCTTTGGCTTTTTCTCCTTTAGCATCAGTTTTACAGAACTGAAAAAACGTCCTAACACCTGATTCTCAAATTTGTCTTACTTCAGAAGCTGAAAAATCAGGCTTCTCATTAATTGTTTGTCTGCAATTTGACTAATTAATCCTGTTtcatcaataaataaaaacaaaactcagcTGATGCCATTTAGCATCTCtgaataaacatgtattttttaaaagtatattttaaaaaaacacacagctcAGACCTACTCACGAAGCCAAGGAGATTATTCCCTTATTGCCTCAACGTCACGCAAACTAGATCCTCAAGCAGGCTAGAAtctgaaaatttatatataaacctCAGAATATGAAATTTATACTGCTGTTAAGCCGGCCTCAACACATGAGAGTCACGGTAAAACAAAAGTTTCTTCAAAAAGCAGTAGAAAACAGAAATCATGTCTATATTATACCAACTATTTCCAAATCAGCAATAGTCTGTTACATAGGATAAGGTAATCCAGCTACATCCAGCTTCCTCTGATGTCCatataatttaccattttaacctaaTAATTCTTTCACACACCTGTCCTCACTATTTTTATTATCCTCTGATCTTCTCTTTTTGCATTTCGCTTTAACCCTTACTAACACATAGTGTACCTAACCCATCAAATCAATCTGACACCCACAAGAGCTCACTCACATAAATATCCTGACTCACACACTCTGCCAGCCAAGTCACCCACATATTCCACAGtcttcaataacaacaaaaacttcAGACATTAGAATTAGGCTTTAGAATCTACAAAGAAATCACTTTCTCACCTCCCCtttcctgccctcccaccccaattcccagccccagtcctctttAAGAATGGCCCCACTGATCCTGGTAACACAGTAATGGAAACTAAAACAACTCTTGAAGTGGGAAGTTGGAAACACCTCAGAGAAGAATTCtaaaatgcaagatatttctgagGCTGCATTCCCCATCCCCTTCTTGAACCATAACCGTACCAAGACACTGAGTTAGCATGGATGCTAGGTGTGTGTTTTACAAAGTATTTACTGTTTTGCTCATGGTGCTTCTAATCAAGCAAGTTTGAATTCATGAGGCAAGATCTCACAGGTACTCAGGGCCTGGATATTAGGTGCTCAGAATGATGCCTAGACCATTGTTAGGGGCAGGTGGATTCTGGTGAGGAGTGCAGTTCCCACTGAGTCAGTGTGTttagtctgtctctctctcttctcattttaatatttttggctgtgaGCTTAAGGACTGCTGGATCCTGGCGCAATGACTTGTTGCTTGGCCTGAGTAAATGACACCAGTTTCTAGGCACGGTCCCCAAGAGTCTAGCTGCACTTGTATTGGAGGTTTTctccaaacaacaacaaaatgtcacCTGGGAGTGTGCCTGAGCCAATCATGAGTCAACCTGCCTAGATGCTTAGATATCTGGAAATAGGATAAAAACATCTTATTCTTGCCTCTCTGGTGTGAGAACCAGGAAAGACTTCAAGAGTGCGCATAACCAGTATGATAGCTAAatcacaaacagaaaatgaaatttatatcAGCAATTAATTTTacttcatctagaaaatgggcaTGTGACACTGCCTAATATCTGACACTACCATTCTGGGTTAAATTCAGATTGtttgatttatataattttattttactagaaAGTTTATTCTTATGACTTAGTTACCACTTCTGTGTACTGGAATAGTTTTGAATATAACATAtgtgtttttgcatttttaaataatcagtatCCTCAAGCTTCGAAATATTCAAAGTCAAAACCCCATATTTTAGTGTTTAGCCAAATTACAGGAAGAATAAATTTAGCAAGAAAATGGATAAGCACctttgagaattaaatgtaagCCTTATTATGTGATTAGCGCTTACATTCTTTTTCACAAAATAGGTTGCTAATTGATCCTACACCTCCTAGTGTCCAAAGAATAATATCCCATATCATGTAAAAGAAATCGTTTGCACACTGGATTGTTAGAAGTATTTTGCTATAGAAGTAGAAGCTGATGGCCATTACAGATTAATTACTCTCAGCTCTTGAGGACTGGTGAAGCTGGTTGTGGTTTCTTCATGCATCTTACATGGCTTTTCTTCTACATAAAAGTACATAGAGAACAAAAACACTCACTGGCTGTTCGTTTGGGAAATAGACTTTCCTCGCCAGGCAAATAAACTGCACTGTTACTTTTAAGAaatgtgttgtgttttgttttgctttgctttgttctgTTCATATAAAATGCCAAGGCAGACTCTCAAGAAGTTCACAACCAGAATTAACTCTGTACAGCGAGAGCATCTTCCTCTACCAAGGACAGCTCCAGGGTGTTTTCATTAGTGCTGGTTTTCATCCTGAAGTTGAAGGAACCGTAGAGTTTCGCAGACTCTTTGGAAGAGGCAAACCTGTCACGCCGATATAGCTCCCCCTTCCACATGGACATCATTAGCAAACAGGAAAGAACGACCCCCCCAAGCGTGAGAAGGCAGAGGCCGGCAATCACACAGCGGTCTAGGTGAGCCCCCAGCCTCGCGCTCTCCTTCTCCAGACGTTCCATCTCCCGGGCCGGCACAGTGTTGGGATCCACAGTCACATCCCGTGGGACAACGTAAGAGATGATCACCAGCAAGATGCCAGTGACCAAGAACAAGATGGCGCTTATGAAACCATAGTCTACTGACTTCCCTGAAGAGGTGGCTTCCGAGCTTGCATCATCTTCATCTTCGGATATCAGCGATATGGCAGCCTCGGGGGACCACTCATTTGGATTTCCCCAGCCAAGGTCTCCCAGGTGCTTACTCCCTTTTGCTGAAGGGGAGCGCCGGTTCCTTTGCTCCAGGTTGATATTCTCATCCACATAGGTAAAAGAAGTTTCTAATTCCTGGCTACAGCAGTCACAGACTTTCTGTTCTGCTGTTATTTGGTTGTTCCCTGAGTTGAGAAGCCCTGGTGGCAAGAAGTCTAGCTGAATAGCACTGTCTTGCAGTGAGGGGGAAGGGGATGCTGGAGAAGGGCTAAGTTTAGACCCTTCCCTCTCTGGTGCTCTTGGTGTCGACGTACAATGTCTCTGGCAGCAGAGAGCAGCTTTAGTGGCTGCTGCATCTGCCTGGTCCCTGGGAAGCCCTCCTGAACTCCAGTCCACAGCATCACACAGGGCTGCCTGGCTGCTCTTCTTAGCAAGATAGTGGAGCTCCATTGGAGCTAGTCAGACATCCCCCAGCAGCTTCCAGAAAGTCTGCCAATAGCAACACAGTTAGATAAGAACCCAACAGGAGCTAAGACCGCACCACCAGCAGTATTGCTCCTGAGGCCCTCATCTCCTTTGTAGCCACAGGTCTTGACACTTCAGCCCCAATTCCTCCTAAAAGaggtaagagaaaggagaggctaCCTAGTGGTGGGAAAGTGTGAGAAGGGCAAATCCTCTGTCTTATCACAGGGATTAACACTGAGAAATTTAGGCCAGGGTAGAAAAGGAACATGGAGGAAGTGGCAGTGTCTCTGAAGAAAGCATTGCCGTCACCAAGCCAAATTTATCCAAGGACTCACACATTTCGGTGACAGGATCCCTCAAACGAGAAGGCAGGTTTCCTGCATAGAGatacaaatgagaaaagcagGGACCTTTTTTAGCAGAGCTGCTGattttctgaagaatctagggaaGCACAGACTTCTCAACAATTCAGTTAAATTATAAGTGTTTAGACTCTCTGTAGTTCAGAACAGATTCTAAGACAGATTAGTGTTAGAGCGTCACCATGGGTGAACCAATCAGTATGTCACTATCAGTTGGGCTCTGTTGGAGCTGGGGCTCAGCATTTTGACTGGGTAGCTCTGAAATGGGTGAAAGATGGCTAGCTTGATCAGCCACCCCTCCTAACCTTACACTTTGTATATCCAGAGACCCTAGTCACACAGCCTTGTTCACAGTGCTTCCATTCTCAGCTTACTGCCAGATGGTGGTAGCATGTTCTGGACCCAAAAGTATGTGGACGACACACCCCATTGTGTGATCTCTGCAAAACACAATGGGCTAGCCCactcctatacacacacacacacacacacacacacacacacacacacacagctgcctGCTCCAGGTATAGGTCTGCTACTCCCACTCACTGGGTCCGAGTGGGTATGAGTTCCTCTACTTCGGCATGGTTTGCTAACAAATGTGTACAGGAAATCAACTGTCTAGAAGTTTTCACAAATCCAATCTAGAAGTAAACTGACAATAAAAGACAAATCATCAACCCACAGAGTCACAGTTTTGTTGAGGCAAATAGGTGGAAAGCTATTTCCAAAGTTACCTCTGGAACTCTGTATCCGTCACATGCCCTCAGCCCCACCACAGCAAGGCACATTTATGGGATAGAAGTTTGTGTTGAGCAGAAAACCAGTTGCccatctttctctgcctctgccaTCTTTCTGAGGAATAAAAATGTACTTTCCACTATCACCAAGTACAGAGGTTTCAAGCAAGGgccctttttattttccttccaagtTCAGGGTAATAACTGATTTAACTCATGTCTTGGAAGCTTATTATGCTTCAAAATCCACATCCCAGCAGCTGGTAAACCCACACAGAAACGCAGGTAGGCTAACCTAAAGTCCACCTGGCAACTCACTTAAAATATGGGAGAGGAAATTTACATGTTTTCTGTTCTACATTAGAGtttgtttaaaacacacacacacacacacacacacacacacactcacttctCTCCTATTATCGGTGTTTCTCTGGGGCTAAAACAGataaaaaccaaacccaaaacaaaagcaaacaaaatcagGTGCAGGAAAAACACAACTGAACCAGAGCTTTCCTTTAGTAGGTGGACAGACCCCCACTGCAGGATCCCTCAGTGAAGGAAGCGATGATAACGGGTTTGACCAATTACTGAAATGAGAAATCATCTCGCAGTTCCCTCAAACATTAGGCGCTGTGATTAACCCTTGGCACAAATAACCCATCAAATTGGATTACTTTAGATAAAAATCGGCAGAGTCCCTTATGGGACTTCCAATTTATaacaaagagggagagaaatctCCACTTAATTCCCTTctcctgcttctttttctcttaaaaggGAGACTGCTTGTTCCATCGGAACAAGCCGCACAGTCGATTTCCTTTGCAGCTCCGTTATCCGGGGCTTCCATTCTCAGGGGAGAATGGATAATCCCAGGGGACCAGCTAAAGGCTCTTTCCTTCAGTCTACTCCCTCTCGTCTCTGGTTTAAGAGCGCGGTTAATAAAACTGCACCGCAAAACGAGGGGTCAGCACTCTCCCTTGTCCGTCTGCCAGCAATTAAGGACATTAATATTTGCATTGGAACTAACTGACACAGGCGAGGCTGGTCTGGGGGAGGCGACCTCGGGATCCGTCCTGCGCGCGCTGTGCGGGAAGGGCGCGCCGCGAGCTCCGGGCAGCGGTGTCCTTCGCGGAATCAGTCAATCCATTCCGGGTGAACTCCGCGTCCGCCGAGGTACCCAGTGTTGGGCTGCGTTCGCCAAATACCCTAAGGCAAGGCAGGCACCTTGGGCAAGGACTGGGGACGCTCGGCCAGGCTCTCGGGGTCTCTCCCTCGCCCCAGCGCCTCCTCCCCGTCCCTCTctccgccactcacctcctgccttGGCCACCCAGCGATGCTCGAGCACCGCGCGCTTCTCCCTGCGCGGCTCCTCGGGAAAGTACCCCGCTCACAAGCCGCAGCACTTGTAGCCTCTGCGCGCCGCTGGGCTCCGTGGGGTGGGCAGCGCCTGCTGTGCCGGTTgggcgggccggggcggggctcGGCTCTCCCTCTTGCTGAGCATCCCGGGAGATGTAGTGCGGTtcggcctccctgcctccctcctgtcTCTCTTCTGTCCTACCTTCTCGTTTTTGCCCTTCCTGAAGACGAGTTCCCGCTATACCTCCGTGCTCCGGCCTGGCACGTTAGAAGAAATCGCTGGCTCTTAAACTCAGGCTTAGGTCCCCTAGCCTCAGGTGTGGCCACAGGATTATGAGGGAAGGAGTGTATATTTAGTtacaactatgtgccaggcaatatgCATATTTCGTTTTGTTTAAAAGTCAGAACAAATCCTCCACGTAGATTTTattaatcctcattttacagataaggaaagaggCTCAGAGGAATTAAGTGCCTCATCCAGGGTTACAAAGACAATTAATGATTGCTAATAAATTGTATCCAAGAATCTGCTTCCAAAGTCATTGCCTTGGTCACAAAATCAGGAGAAATGTGAACATTGAGGGTAAGGGATTGTCCTGTTCTCCTCTGCATCCCCTGTGCCTAGCAGAGTGTTTGAATAATAATGAcccaaaataacaataattaacaTACATAGCACTTACTATtgccaggctctctgctaatcACGTTggatacattaactcatttaatggtcacagttaattttttttttttttttgcggtacgcaggcctctcactgttgtggcctctcccgttgcggagcacaggctccggacgcgcaggctcagcggccatggctcacgggcccagccgctcctcggcatgtgggatcttcccggaccggggcacgaacccgtgtcccctgcatcggcaggcggactctcaaccactgcgccaccagggaagccccacagttaatttttaaagtccTGTAAAAATCCACTT containing:
- the TMEM74 gene encoding transmembrane protein 74 codes for the protein MELHYLAKKSSQAALCDAVDWSSGGLPRDQADAAATKAALCCQRHCTSTPRAPEREGSKLSPSPASPSPSLQDSAIQLDFLPPGLLNSGNNQITAEQKVCDCCSQELETSFTYVDENINLEQRNRRSPSAKGSKHLGDLGWGNPNEWSPEAAISLISEDEDDASSEATSSGKSVDYGFISAILFLVTGILLVIISYVVPRDVTVDPNTVPAREMERLEKESARLGAHLDRCVIAGLCLLTLGGVVLSCLLMMSMWKGELYRRDRFASSKESAKLYGSFNFRMKTSTNENTLELSLVEEDALAVQS